One part of the Spiroplasma turonicum genome encodes these proteins:
- a CDS encoding RsmE family RNA methyltransferase, whose product MYQFFNETKINDIFIITDKDYHHIKNVIKLKVNENVIIVFKEKKYLCKIIEFNNSECIVKIIDEIISNASNININLFLGVIREQKWDYALQKSTEIGVSNIYPVIFKRNVVKINNKDEEKKLIRWQSIVNNAAKQAKVLNIPNVKSVIYNVNDIIKQKSSLNLLCYENEEGTTLKNVLKGELNCKNINLIIGPEGGLDESEVIKLNNNGFKSVSLGNNILRAETAPLFALSCIKYEFDM is encoded by the coding sequence ATGTACCAATTTTTCAATGAAACAAAAATAAATGATATCTTCATAATTACAGATAAAGATTATCATCATATAAAAAATGTTATTAAATTAAAAGTAAATGAAAATGTTATTATCGTATTTAAGGAAAAAAAATATTTATGTAAAATAATTGAATTTAATAATTCTGAATGCATTGTAAAAATTATTGATGAAATAATTTCTAATGCAAGTAATATTAACATTAACTTATTTTTGGGAGTTATTAGAGAGCAAAAATGAGATTATGCTTTACAAAAATCAACAGAAATTGGTGTATCAAATATTTATCCTGTTATTTTTAAAAGAAATGTAGTCAAAATAAACAACAAAGATGAGGAAAAAAAACTTATTAGATGACAATCTATTGTAAACAATGCAGCAAAACAAGCAAAAGTTCTAAATATACCTAATGTTAAAAGTGTTATATATAATGTAAATGATATAATTAAACAAAAATCAAGTTTAAATTTATTGTGTTATGAAAATGAAGAGGGAACAACATTAAAAAATGTTTTAAAAGGGGAATTAAATTGTAAAAATATTAACTTAATTATTGGTCCTGAGGGCGGTTTAGATGAATCAGAAGTTATAAAATTAAACAATAATGGTTTTAAATCCGTATCACTAGGTAATAACATCTTAAGAGCAGAAACTGCACCACTATTTGCATTAAGTTGCATAAAATATGAATTTGATATGTAA
- the truB gene encoding tRNA pseudouridine(55) synthase TruB, protein MNKSGVFLIDKPKGITSNQLIQQIKNKFKIKKIGHAGTLDPMARGLMVVLVNHATKVSNYLLSSDKRYIVTMDFFMKTDTMDVTGKTIETQPFEKIDKKLIKEMIDKFDGYMYEQYPPIYSATKQNGKKLYEYARSGESVEIKSKTVTIKKCNYIDFDQKSGRLSLDVLCSKGTYIRSLISDMAESIGYIATMSVLNRVECGKFSINDAKTLEELNESDLISIYDSLMINEQNLIEYHKTSDIYEGRIIELQGVNFPFIFVINHEKEVLAVYKHVAQNIYKCQRGLWESKEPSFLTDAEKEGYYDNN, encoded by the coding sequence ATGAATAAATCTGGAGTATTTTTAATCGACAAACCAAAAGGTATAACATCAAACCAATTAATTCAGCAAATTAAAAACAAATTTAAAATTAAAAAAATTGGTCATGCTGGTACGTTGGACCCAATGGCGAGAGGGTTAATGGTAGTCTTAGTTAATCATGCTACTAAAGTTTCTAATTATTTATTAAGTAGTGATAAAAGATACATTGTAACAATGGATTTTTTTATGAAAACCGATACTATGGATGTTACTGGTAAAACAATTGAAACACAACCATTTGAAAAGATTGATAAAAAATTAATAAAAGAAATGATTGATAAGTTTGATGGATATATGTATGAACAATACCCTCCAATTTATTCAGCTACGAAACAAAATGGTAAAAAATTGTATGAATATGCTAGGTCAGGTGAATCAGTTGAAATTAAATCAAAAACTGTAACAATTAAAAAATGTAATTATATAGACTTTGATCAAAAATCTGGTAGACTTAGTCTAGATGTTTTATGTAGCAAAGGAACATATATTAGAAGTTTAATATCTGATATGGCAGAAAGTATTGGCTATATTGCAACAATGTCTGTTTTAAATAGAGTTGAATGTGGAAAGTTTAGTATAAATGATGCAAAAACATTAGAAGAATTAAATGAAAGTGATCTAATAAGTATTTATGATAGTTTAATGATTAATGAACAAAATCTCATAGAGTATCATAAAACAAGTGATATTTATGAAGGTAGAATTATTGAATTACAAGGGGTTAATTTTCCTTTTATTTTTGTTATAAATCATGAAAAAGAGGTTCTTGCAGTTTATAAACATGTAGCACAAAATATTTATAAATGTCAAAGGGGTTTATGAGAAAGTAAAGAACCAAGTTTTTTGACAGATGCAGAAAAAGAAGGATATTATGATAATAATTAA
- the rpsO gene encoding 30S ribosomal protein S15, protein MVTKQDKLDIIKEFGANQNDTGSAEVQIAILTKDIKNLTDHLNIHKKDITSRRSLLKKVSQRRHFLNFLLKKDVNRYKTIIEKLSIRK, encoded by the coding sequence ATGGTAACTAAACAAGATAAACTTGATATAATCAAAGAATTTGGTGCAAATCAAAATGACACTGGTAGTGCAGAAGTTCAAATTGCAATATTAACAAAAGATATAAAAAATCTAACAGATCATTTAAATATTCATAAAAAAGATATTACTTCAAGAAGAAGCTTACTTAAAAAAGTTTCTCAAAGAAGACATTTCTTGAATTTCTTATTAAAAAAAGATGTTAATAGATACAAAACTATCATTGAAAAATTAAGCATCAGAAAATAA
- the miaA gene encoding tRNA (adenosine(37)-N6)-dimethylallyltransferase MiaA, whose protein sequence is MKPLVVIVGPTASGKTELSIKVAKRFNGECINADSTQIFKGTDIATNKITDEETFGIKQHLLSIKEVNENYSVADFQNDARNIIEQMFNENKLPIVVGGTGLYINALLMNYKFLKENHIPNFSSRFNKIENSELWKLLNEKDHDEAKKIHINNRYRIIRALEILEINNEKKSSINKNNKSFFYKNIIIVGLEPIRSQLYDKINNRVLYLVKKGLFDEIALAYKNCIYKNSQALKCIGGPEIIKYLNKEISYEESIELMQKNNRKYARRQLTWFKNQFNNVKWFNYTYDKFELVCEDVLEYLEKVFKR, encoded by the coding sequence ATGAAACCATTAGTTGTTATTGTTGGACCTACTGCAAGTGGTAAAACGGAATTATCAATTAAAGTTGCTAAAAGATTTAATGGCGAATGTATTAATGCAGACTCAACACAAATATTTAAGGGAACAGATATAGCAACAAATAAAATTACGGACGAAGAAACCTTTGGAATTAAACAACATTTATTATCAATTAAGGAAGTAAATGAGAATTACTCAGTTGCTGATTTTCAAAATGATGCTAGAAACATTATTGAACAAATGTTTAATGAAAATAAATTGCCAATAGTAGTGGGTGGCACAGGTTTATACATAAATGCTTTATTAATGAATTATAAGTTTTTAAAAGAAAATCATATTCCAAATTTTAGTAGTAGATTTAATAAGATTGAAAATTCTGAGTTATGAAAGTTGTTAAATGAAAAAGATCATGATGAAGCAAAAAAAATTCACATAAATAATAGATATAGAATAATTAGGGCTTTAGAAATATTAGAAATTAATAATGAAAAGAAGTCGTCAATAAATAAAAATAATAAAAGTTTTTTTTATAAAAATATAATTATAGTTGGATTGGAGCCAATTCGCTCTCAATTGTATGATAAAATAAACAATAGGGTTTTATATCTAGTTAAAAAAGGACTTTTTGATGAGATAGCATTAGCCTATAAAAATTGTATTTATAAAAACTCCCAGGCTTTAAAGTGTATTGGGGGACCAGAAATTATAAAGTATTTAAATAAAGAAATTAGTTATGAAGAATCAATAGAACTAATGCAAAAAAATAACAGAAAATATGCTAGAAGACAATTAACTTGATTTAAAAATCAATTTAATAATGTAAAGTGATTCAATTATACTTATGATAAATTTGAACTAGTATGTGAAGATGTTTTAGAATACTTAGAAAAAGTTTTTAAAAGATAA
- a CDS encoding DxFTY motif-containing membrane protein has translation MKIFKNFNDCKTPFFKSLLFISMESIIPGLTIWFLLGFDFSYSFKTNLPDPVGIYIFLILFSYVIYTFLSTYIFYLLKLHKADNFTYSLTITMCIVSLYIIGIFIKNESFWILIKFLIIFLTALIFLPISVFITFLFNNLQLKKTEEFEQMLIAYKNGEIIPTSNLIRAQRYQKFLIKKQNEREELAKFKESLESKLQDKLKEDEIIKQQKIQKINSKLDKKEQKKRKKELEKNSDFKK, from the coding sequence ATGAAGATTTTTAAGAATTTTAATGATTGTAAAACTCCATTTTTCAAAAGTTTATTATTTATATCTATGGAGTCTATTATACCCGGTCTTACAATTTGATTTTTATTAGGATTTGATTTTTCTTATTCTTTTAAAACTAATTTGCCTGATCCAGTTGGAATATATATATTTTTAATTCTATTTTCTTATGTAATATATACATTTTTAAGTACTTATATTTTTTATTTATTAAAGTTACATAAAGCGGATAATTTTACTTATTCTTTAACGATTACTATGTGTATTGTGTCTTTGTATATAATAGGTATTTTCATTAAAAATGAAAGTTTTTGAATATTAATAAAATTTCTTATTATATTTTTAACAGCACTTATTTTTTTACCAATATCAGTTTTTATAACTTTTTTATTTAACAATTTACAACTTAAAAAAACAGAAGAGTTTGAACAAATGTTAATAGCTTACAAAAATGGTGAAATAATACCAACAAGTAATTTAATAAGAGCGCAAAGGTATCAAAAGTTTTTAATTAAAAAACAAAATGAAAGAGAAGAGTTAGCAAAATTTAAAGAAAGTTTAGAATCTAAATTACAAGATAAATTAAAAGAAGATGAAATTATCAAACAACAAAAAATACAAAAAATTAATAGTAAGTTAGATAAAAAAGAACAAAAAAAGAGAAAAAAAGAACTTGAAAAAAATAGTGATTTTAAAAAGTAA
- a CDS encoding phosphotransferase, whose translation MKNNKFNGYTNKIKLKNNKIIKTYKIKKDDYLDKLNEFIVLTIFKEMEQDVIIKPIEILYKKNKLISSFVYLKDYNDLSNLKLNNVNIDFITKLIKSFHSIKNDNFHKVKTFNYSKTLNFFIKNLKKPFCNLDKITYEIIVELDKLKGSKKVISHNDLVPGNILFNNNKYLFIDYDYVMMNYKYFDYASLITETLNEDEKSINYFIDNLIKNKMLLPIQSEFDKLNIIIRYQDLLWSLWANYMFEKTKKEIFHKIYKDKYERLKKRIIITF comes from the coding sequence ATGAAAAATAATAAGTTTAATGGTTATACAAACAAAATTAAGTTAAAAAATAATAAGATTATCAAAACATATAAAATAAAAAAAGATGATTATTTAGATAAATTAAATGAGTTTATTGTTCTTACAATATTTAAAGAAATGGAACAGGATGTAATAATTAAACCCATTGAAATTTTATATAAAAAAAATAAATTAATATCTTCATTTGTTTATCTAAAAGATTATAATGATTTATCTAATTTAAAACTAAATAATGTAAATATTGATTTTATAACTAAATTAATAAAATCTTTTCATTCAATAAAAAATGATAATTTCCACAAAGTTAAGACTTTTAATTATTCAAAAACTTTAAATTTTTTTATTAAGAATTTAAAAAAACCATTTTGTAATTTAGACAAAATAACTTATGAAATAATTGTTGAACTTGATAAACTAAAAGGTTCAAAAAAAGTAATTTCACATAATGATTTGGTTCCTGGTAATATACTATTTAATAATAACAAATATTTATTTATTGACTATGATTATGTAATGATGAACTATAAATACTTTGATTATGCAAGTTTAATTACAGAAACTCTTAATGAAGATGAGAAATCTATTAATTATTTTATTGATAATTTAATTAAAAATAAAATGTTATTACCTATTCAAAGTGAATTTGATAAATTAAATATTATAATAAGATATCAAGACCTATTATGAAGTTTATGAGCAAATTATATGTTTGAAAAAACAAAAAAAGAGATATTTCATAAAATTTATAAAGATAAATACGAAAGATTAAAAAAAAGAATAATTATTACTTTTTAA
- the rdgB gene encoding RdgB/HAM1 family non-canonical purine NTP pyrophosphatase has product MNIVVATKNKFKLKEYKSILTDYNVISLNDCDITEEIPEDNDTFKDNALQKALFISEKLNKPVIADDSGLSITNLNNFPGIYSARWANPITDYNIINNKIISMLDEKNLHSKNERKAFFTCAIAFVDKSNSIKEVFESTLEGYISNYEVGENGFAYDKIFKLFDSNLTLAELDSSQKNLISHRRKAIDKLIIYLNNKYKR; this is encoded by the coding sequence TTGAATATAGTTGTAGCAACTAAAAACAAATTTAAATTAAAAGAATATAAATCTATTCTTACCGATTATAATGTAATTTCTTTAAACGATTGTGATATCACTGAAGAAATTCCAGAAGATAATGATACATTTAAAGACAATGCCTTACAAAAAGCATTATTTATTAGTGAAAAATTAAATAAACCTGTAATTGCTGATGATTCAGGATTATCCATTACTAATTTAAACAATTTTCCAGGTATATATTCAGCAAGATGAGCTAATCCTATCACTGATTATAATATTATTAATAACAAAATTATATCTATGCTAGATGAAAAAAATTTACATTCAAAAAATGAAAGAAAAGCCTTTTTTACTTGCGCAATTGCATTTGTGGATAAAAGTAATTCTATTAAAGAAGTTTTTGAAAGTACTTTAGAAGGGTATATCTCAAATTATGAAGTTGGAGAAAACGGTTTTGCGTATGATAAAATTTTTAAATTATTTGATTCTAATTTAACCTTAGCAGAATTAGATAGTTCACAAAAGAATTTAATATCACACCGAAGAAAAGCAATTGATAAATTAATTATTTATTTAAATAATAAATATAAGAGGTAA
- a CDS encoding tRNA (cytidine(34)-2'-O)-methyltransferase has product MRKLNIVLFEPEIAANVGAIMRTCALINAKLHLIEPFGFIFDKRNFTRTSANNFEGCEFQRYDDLNSFFDSIKPLNCYFLTRYGKKPLSDFNFKNIDNDVYLFFGKESTGLPLSLLKDNKSFCFRFPMVPTGRSLNIANCVGIASYEVLRQWDYLDLSFEEVEKGSDYLDR; this is encoded by the coding sequence ATGAGAAAATTAAATATAGTATTATTTGAGCCTGAAATAGCAGCTAATGTTGGTGCAATAATGAGAACTTGTGCACTTATAAACGCAAAATTACATTTGATTGAACCATTTGGTTTTATCTTTGATAAACGTAATTTCACAAGAACAAGTGCAAATAATTTTGAAGGTTGCGAATTTCAAAGATACGATGATCTTAATTCTTTTTTTGATAGTATAAAACCTTTAAATTGTTATTTTTTAACTAGATATGGTAAAAAACCACTCAGTGATTTTAACTTTAAAAATATTGACAATGATGTCTATTTATTTTTTGGTAAGGAATCAACAGGTTTACCACTGAGTTTATTAAAAGATAATAAAAGTTTTTGTTTTAGATTTCCAATGGTTCCTACTGGTAGAAGTTTAAATATTGCAAATTGTGTTGGGATTGCTAGTTATGAAGTTTTAAGACAATGAGATTATTTAGATTTAAGTTTTGAAGAAGTGGAAAAAGGATCAGATTATTTAGATAGGTAG